The following are from one region of the Nostoc cf. commune SO-36 genome:
- a CDS encoding glycosyltransferase family 2 protein produces MFSIYILTYNEELDIAACIESAMLSDDIIVVDSCSSDRTVEIANRYPIRVVQHAFESHGRQRTWMLESIPPKHEWVYILEADERMTPELFAECQKASQNSDYIGYYVAERVMFMNSWIRYSTQYPRYQMRLFCHGKVWFTDYGHTEREVCDGATSFLKETYPHYTSSKGLSRWIEKHNRYSTDEAQETLHQLEQGKVNWRDLFFGKSEVERRRALKDLSLRLPGRPLLRFVYMYFILGGCLDGRAGFAWCTLQAFYEYLILLKVWEMKYQPKSNLEAMAILAKESTQQLHCANSETTQVDVA; encoded by the coding sequence ATGTTCTCAATTTACATACTGACATATAACGAAGAGCTAGATATTGCTGCTTGTATAGAATCGGCAATGCTATCAGATGACATCATTGTTGTAGATTCATGTAGTAGCGATCGCACTGTGGAAATCGCTAATCGCTATCCCATCCGCGTCGTTCAACACGCTTTTGAAAGCCACGGTCGCCAACGCACCTGGATGTTAGAGTCTATTCCCCCGAAGCACGAATGGGTTTACATCCTCGAAGCTGACGAGCGCATGACTCCAGAACTATTCGCAGAATGCCAAAAGGCAAGTCAGAATTCAGACTACATTGGTTACTACGTAGCTGAACGTGTCATGTTCATGAATAGTTGGATTCGCTACAGCACACAGTATCCTCGTTACCAAATGCGCCTCTTTTGCCACGGTAAAGTCTGGTTTACAGACTATGGTCATACTGAGCGGGAAGTTTGTGACGGTGCAACTAGCTTTTTAAAAGAAACATACCCCCACTACACTTCTAGCAAAGGTTTGAGTCGCTGGATTGAAAAGCATAACCGCTATTCCACGGATGAAGCCCAAGAAACTTTGCATCAGTTGGAACAAGGAAAGGTCAACTGGCGAGATTTATTCTTTGGCAAATCGGAAGTCGAAAGACGGCGTGCCCTCAAAGATTTATCTTTGCGTTTACCCGGCAGACCGTTGCTACGATTTGTATATATGTATTTTATCTTAGGCGGATGTTTAGATGGGCGCGCCGGATTTGCTTGGTGTACATTGCAGGCATTCTACGAATACCTGATTTTGCTCAAAGTCTGGGAAATGAAATATCAACCAAAATCTAATTTGGAAGCAATGGCAATTTTGGCAAAAGAGAGTACACAACAGTTGCACTGCGCCAATTCTGAAACTACACAGGTTGATGTGGCTTGA
- a CDS encoding DUF502 domain-containing protein, with product MDTNNKSSSSLKQENRGLVIDRLKQDLKNDLIAGLLVIIPLATTIWLTITIATWVINFLTQIPKQLNPFDGLNPILVNLLNLLVGLAVPLLSILLMGLMARNIAGRWLLDFGERLLQAIPLAGQVYKTLKQLLETILKDSNGKFRRVILVEYPRRGIWAIAFVTGAISSDIQAQMSRPVLSVFIPTTPNPTTGWYAVVPEDEVVNLSISIEDAFKIVVSGGIVAPNTPLVFPESTLEVKHDEIKQVIPVEET from the coding sequence ATGGATACCAATAACAAAAGTTCCTCTAGCTTAAAACAGGAGAATCGGGGCTTGGTAATCGATCGCCTAAAACAGGACTTAAAAAACGACCTGATTGCTGGTTTGTTGGTAATAATTCCCTTAGCAACCACGATCTGGCTGACAATTACCATTGCTACTTGGGTAATCAACTTCCTCACCCAAATTCCTAAACAACTAAATCCCTTCGATGGGTTAAACCCAATTTTAGTAAATTTGCTGAATTTATTAGTGGGATTGGCTGTACCACTACTAAGTATTTTACTAATGGGCTTGATGGCTCGAAATATTGCTGGACGTTGGTTGTTAGATTTTGGTGAGCGCTTATTACAGGCAATTCCTTTAGCGGGGCAGGTATACAAAACTCTTAAACAGCTTTTAGAAACAATATTAAAAGATTCTAATGGTAAGTTTCGCCGTGTAATTTTGGTAGAGTATCCTCGCCGAGGAATTTGGGCGATCGCCTTTGTCACTGGTGCAATCAGCAGTGATATCCAAGCCCAAATGTCTCGCCCTGTGCTAAGTGTTTTTATCCCTACCACCCCGAATCCAACTACAGGATGGTACGCAGTCGTTCCTGAAGACGAGGTGGTAAACCTCTCTATATCCATTGAAGACGCTTTTAAAATAGTTGTATCAGGTGGCATTGTCGCCCCTAATACGCCCTTGGTTTTCCCCGAATCCACGCTGGAAGTGAAACACGACGAAATCAAGCAGGTTATTCCTGTTGAAGAAACGTGA
- the ftsY gene encoding signal recognition particle-docking protein FtsY, whose amino-acid sequence MVFNWFRRQYNDSSDTPPAQKQEETPPVQEPQPEPAETSTPTAETAPDTTADLLAFAKAAYKNIQQKQQVEVVETPPDSADNAAQPETVETPIAEITEPETTEEPVTTILETAQADIIQAATEEEIIEDSSVAAIAEEPDVSTPELTANETEPTTTEPIATPEATQPTALSFLERAAAERQAKLEQLVATAIEVPEPEVVQPVATTSDTDEEIPGLVFDDGFVWSARVLAAQGRSAEDVSIEEITWLKKLRQGLDKTRRSILNQLKAIVGQGPLNQAAVTEIEALLLQADVGVEATDFIINALQTKLREEVTAPEEAIAYLKKILRDMLDAPSKASHKTSFTPEKETLNIWLITGVNGAGKTTTIGKIAHLGQKSGYKCLIGAADTFRAAAVEQVKVWGSRSGVDVIANPGKNTDPAAVVFDAIAAAQARQTELLLVDTAGRLQNKKNLMDELGKIRRIIDKKAPNAKVESLLVLDATLGQNGLRQAEVFSQAAQLSGVVLTKLDGTAKGGVALAVVQQLGLPIRFIGAGEGIEDLRPFSSYEFVEALLSG is encoded by the coding sequence ATGGTTTTTAATTGGTTCCGTCGTCAATATAACGATTCCTCTGACACCCCCCCCGCTCAGAAACAGGAAGAAACTCCTCCTGTACAAGAACCCCAACCAGAGCCAGCCGAAACGTCAACACCAACTGCTGAAACTGCACCAGACACAACGGCAGACTTGTTGGCATTTGCTAAAGCTGCCTACAAAAATATTCAGCAAAAACAACAAGTTGAGGTAGTAGAAACCCCACCTGATTCAGCAGATAACGCAGCACAACCTGAAACTGTAGAAACACCAATTGCGGAAATCACTGAACCAGAAACAACTGAAGAACCTGTTACTACAATCCTAGAAACAGCACAGGCAGATATTATCCAAGCTGCTACTGAGGAAGAAATTATAGAAGATTCCTCAGTAGCAGCAATTGCTGAAGAGCCAGATGTTTCCACCCCAGAACTCACGGCAAATGAAACTGAACCAACTACCACCGAACCAATAGCTACGCCAGAGGCAACACAACCAACAGCACTATCTTTCTTAGAACGGGCGGCAGCAGAACGGCAAGCCAAGCTAGAACAACTAGTAGCCACCGCCATTGAAGTTCCAGAACCGGAGGTAGTACAGCCAGTAGCTACAACCTCAGATACAGATGAGGAAATTCCCGGATTGGTATTTGATGATGGGTTTGTCTGGTCGGCGAGAGTTTTGGCCGCTCAAGGTAGAAGTGCAGAAGACGTTTCTATTGAAGAAATTACCTGGCTGAAAAAGCTCCGGCAAGGGTTAGATAAAACTCGTCGTAGTATTCTTAACCAACTGAAGGCGATCGTTGGTCAAGGGCCGCTAAATCAAGCTGCTGTGACAGAAATTGAGGCATTGCTCTTACAAGCTGATGTGGGTGTAGAGGCGACAGACTTTATTATCAATGCCCTACAGACAAAACTTCGAGAAGAAGTTACCGCACCGGAAGAAGCAATCGCTTACCTGAAAAAAATCCTCCGGGATATGCTGGATGCGCCAAGCAAAGCATCCCACAAAACTAGCTTTACTCCAGAAAAAGAAACCTTAAATATTTGGTTAATCACCGGGGTAAATGGTGCTGGTAAAACCACCACCATCGGCAAAATTGCCCACCTGGGACAAAAATCTGGCTATAAATGCTTGATTGGGGCAGCAGATACCTTCCGCGCTGCTGCTGTGGAACAGGTAAAGGTTTGGGGTAGTAGAAGTGGTGTGGATGTCATTGCCAATCCGGGAAAGAATACAGATCCGGCAGCAGTTGTATTTGATGCGATCGCTGCCGCCCAAGCCCGTCAAACCGAATTACTTCTTGTAGATACAGCCGGACGACTGCAAAACAAGAAAAATTTAATGGACGAACTCGGTAAAATCCGGCGAATTATCGACAAAAAAGCCCCAAATGCCAAAGTAGAATCTCTTTTGGTTCTAGATGCAACTTTAGGACAAAATGGACTGCGGCAAGCTGAAGTCTTCTCTCAAGCTGCCCAACTGAGTGGCGTTGTCTTAACCAAGCTAGATGGTACCGCCAAAGGTGGTGTTGCCCTTGCCGTTGTGCAGCAGCTGGGTTTGCCCATTCGCTTTATTGGTGCTGGTGAGGGAATTGAAGACCTACGCCCCTTTTCTAGCTATGAGTTTGTCGAAGCTCTCTTGAGTGGTTAA
- the nusB gene encoding transcription antitermination factor NusB yields the protein MQPRKPQQIARELALLSLSQLPVNPKKLDKLEDDQLVSKLVLGAVRTLTSEVQDTLDNAAGELQRSNDRLLSSQTRASDLNTARTMLQEAIACTQTAINQLGTAVDFPVLIQLANQDKGVRNYAKELVITVNENRHIIDELLSTALVDWQVTRLAQIDRDILQIAVAEMKFLGVPDSIAINEAVELAKRYSGDDGHRFINGVLRRVTEQKKTA from the coding sequence ATGCAACCCCGCAAACCCCAGCAAATTGCTCGTGAATTGGCGCTTTTAAGCCTGAGCCAATTGCCAGTCAACCCAAAAAAATTAGATAAATTGGAAGACGATCAACTAGTATCCAAGTTGGTGCTAGGAGCTGTACGCACTCTGACCTCAGAAGTGCAAGATACCCTCGATAATGCCGCAGGTGAACTGCAACGCAGTAACGATCGCCTCTTAAGTAGCCAAACTCGTGCCTCTGACCTGAATACTGCCAGAACAATGCTTCAAGAAGCGATCGCCTGCACCCAGACAGCAATCAATCAGTTGGGTACGGCAGTTGATTTCCCTGTATTGATCCAGTTAGCTAACCAGGACAAGGGAGTTCGGAATTATGCTAAAGAGCTTGTAATTACCGTCAACGAAAATCGACATATTATAGATGAACTCCTTTCTACTGCCTTAGTAGATTGGCAAGTAACTCGCCTCGCCCAAATTGACCGCGATATCCTGCAAATCGCTGTGGCAGAAATGAAGTTCTTAGGAGTTCCAGACAGTATTGCCATCAACGAAGCTGTAGAACTAGCTAAACGCTACAGTGGAGACGATGGTCATAGATTTATTAACGGTGTTTTACGCCGAGTCACGGAGCAGAAAAAAACTGCATAG